A genomic window from Herbiconiux aconitum includes:
- a CDS encoding anthrone oxygenase family protein, with the protein MTEPLAAVVAVVAVTGASALGAAVVGGVFFAFSGFVMRALGDTTPSAGLAVMQAINRTAVRPPLMITLFGTLLAGLAACILLVVTPAGPALWWAVAGEAVYLVGVIGLTVGFHVPRNNAIDRLDAGSTDAVPEWSTYLTEWTRGNHVRALAGVIAAVLFGIAAGLASTL; encoded by the coding sequence ATGACCGAACCACTCGCCGCCGTCGTCGCGGTCGTCGCCGTGACCGGCGCCAGCGCGCTCGGCGCCGCCGTCGTGGGGGGCGTCTTCTTCGCGTTCTCCGGGTTCGTGATGCGCGCGCTCGGCGACACCACCCCGTCTGCCGGCCTCGCCGTCATGCAGGCCATCAACCGCACCGCCGTGCGCCCGCCCCTCATGATCACCCTGTTCGGCACCCTGCTCGCGGGGCTCGCCGCGTGCATCCTTCTCGTCGTCACCCCCGCCGGACCAGCACTGTGGTGGGCGGTCGCAGGCGAAGCCGTCTACCTCGTGGGGGTGATCGGTCTGACCGTTGGGTTCCACGTGCCGCGCAACAACGCGATCGATCGGCTCGACGCCGGGTCGACGGATGCCGTGCCCGAGTGGAGCACGTATCTCACCGAGTGGACCCGCGGCAACCACGTGCGCGCCCTGGCCGGCGTGATCGCCGCCGTGCTGTTCGGCATCGCGGCCGGGCTCGCGTCGACCCTCTGA
- a CDS encoding PspC domain-containing protein gives MSSSTPPPTPPAPPQPVGASFFAWLRSLGVTRRDDAWVAGVCSGIAARTGLDVRLVRGIAIVIAILGGPIFLAYAVGWALLPDSRGNIHAERAVHGQFTYPMIFIGIAAILTFLPFMRGIWFDGAPHIWGMPDWLEITLRTLWVLALIAGAIWLTVVIARSVPRGPGAGWGGAGSADAGSPFAAPAGYPAAGSANAAAATASAPTAPGSPTSTTAPDAATSPVGSVPDAGAASAEPASGFASASATSVPPADSWSSHAAWTHQGSTDHGWNRERHEQAREASRARTAAWHAAHPRPHGAGAAFSSVVLGIALVAAAVVGIAYGAVVPDGKLVLVISIAALVVIAVGIVIAGIRGRTSGGLGPFAFLLAIVVLFTGVLPAGTDVQPFGTQNIDVSRGVADGADSYLVIAGKSVVDAQDLTTRSPDDTVDVWLGAGQAEVLLPEGVPVVVESHVFAGTVSSTLGTERSGVLIDDDRLFPASGSPAGIPAGSDADRVADAKAAGIPVIRIWMLAGSVTLVPENER, from the coding sequence ATGTCGTCGTCAACTCCTCCCCCCACTCCTCCCGCGCCGCCGCAACCGGTGGGCGCCTCGTTCTTCGCCTGGCTCCGCAGCCTCGGCGTCACGCGCCGCGACGATGCCTGGGTCGCCGGCGTCTGCTCCGGCATCGCTGCCCGCACGGGGCTCGACGTGCGGCTCGTGCGCGGGATCGCGATCGTCATCGCGATCCTCGGCGGCCCGATCTTTCTCGCTTACGCCGTGGGCTGGGCTCTGCTTCCCGACTCACGCGGGAACATCCACGCCGAACGTGCCGTGCACGGTCAGTTCACCTATCCCATGATCTTCATCGGTATCGCCGCCATCCTCACCTTCCTGCCGTTCATGCGCGGCATCTGGTTCGACGGGGCGCCGCACATCTGGGGCATGCCGGACTGGCTCGAGATCACGTTGCGCACACTCTGGGTGCTGGCACTGATCGCCGGCGCGATCTGGCTCACCGTCGTCATCGCCCGAAGCGTTCCGCGAGGACCCGGGGCAGGCTGGGGCGGCGCCGGCAGTGCGGATGCGGGCAGCCCCTTCGCTGCACCCGCCGGCTACCCGGCCGCTGGCTCTGCGAACGCGGCGGCGGCGACGGCGAGCGCCCCGACGGCACCCGGATCTCCCACCTCCACGACGGCACCGGATGCCGCGACGTCTCCAGTGGGTTCGGTGCCCGACGCGGGTGCCGCCTCCGCCGAACCCGCGTCCGGGTTCGCGTCCGCCTCCGCGACATCCGTGCCGCCCGCCGATTCGTGGTCGTCGCATGCGGCCTGGACCCATCAGGGCAGCACCGATCACGGCTGGAACCGCGAGCGGCACGAGCAGGCGCGAGAGGCGTCGCGCGCCCGCACCGCAGCCTGGCACGCCGCGCATCCGCGCCCCCACGGCGCCGGTGCGGCGTTCTCCTCGGTCGTGCTCGGCATCGCCCTCGTGGCAGCAGCCGTGGTGGGAATCGCGTACGGCGCGGTCGTGCCCGACGGCAAGCTCGTGCTGGTGATCTCGATCGCAGCGCTCGTCGTGATCGCGGTCGGCATCGTGATCGCGGGCATCCGGGGTCGTACGAGCGGGGGACTCGGACCCTTCGCCTTCCTGCTCGCGATCGTGGTGCTCTTCACCGGGGTGCTGCCGGCCGGCACCGACGTGCAGCCGTTCGGAACGCAGAACATCGATGTGAGCCGCGGGGTGGCCGACGGCGCGGACAGCTACCTCGTCATCGCCGGCAAGAGCGTCGTGGACGCTCAGGATCTCACCACCCGGTCGCCCGACGACACCGTCGACGTGTGGCTCGGCGCCGGCCAGGCCGAAGTGCTGCTGCCGGAGGGTGTGCCGGTCGTGGTGGAATCGCACGTGTTCGCCGGCACCGTCAGCTCGACGCTCGGCACCGAACGCAGCGGGGTGCTGATCGACGACGACCGGCTGTTCCCGGCATCCGGTTCGCCCGCGGGGATCCCCGCAGGATCGGATGCCGACCGCGTCGCCGACGCGAAGGCCGCGGGGATTCCCGTGATCCGCATCTGGATGCTCGCCGGCAGCGTCACCCTCGTGCCCGAGAACGAAAGGTAG
- a CDS encoding ATP-binding protein: protein METTATIVRPRLRVVGGVCAGVADHLGAPVAVVRTVAVLLALCGGAGILLYAWLWATTPVADAAREPRMRESLTTPAGSRGQADGHRAEQLRRAPVTEILLGLALIGAGGALVASSLGVEVPLAVVIPGIVVLAGVALAWRQFADLRAGTTTSGPTLVVRSLGALVLVATGILLFFITGETPNVWTVVVAAVSVLLGVALVALPWVVRLARDLGAERAALERAAERAEIAAHLHDSVLQTLALIQQKAGAQSEAARLARAQERELRDWLFDTAPADDRDLASELRRLAAMIEENNAVRFEIVTVGASVPAPESLLAAGREAMLNAARHAGGDVSIFLEVGPERIELIVTDRGPGMSLDAIPADRLGVRESIIGRLKRAGGTAVIGAGRGGAGTEVRLSLPVAAANTPMQGAGLVGSEASATPSPAASASASPGGPAPAEPSDVAASGASEPPATPAAPTPARSAIAERETEEP, encoded by the coding sequence ATGGAGACCACCGCCACGATCGTGCGCCCGCGCCTACGCGTGGTGGGCGGCGTGTGTGCGGGCGTCGCGGATCACCTCGGCGCGCCGGTGGCGGTGGTGCGCACGGTCGCCGTGCTGCTGGCGCTCTGCGGAGGGGCGGGCATCCTGCTCTACGCCTGGCTGTGGGCGACCACGCCGGTGGCGGATGCGGCGCGCGAGCCCCGCATGCGGGAGAGCCTCACGACTCCGGCCGGGTCACGCGGGCAGGCCGACGGTCACCGGGCGGAGCAGCTGAGGCGCGCGCCCGTCACCGAGATTCTCCTGGGGCTCGCGCTCATCGGCGCAGGGGGCGCGCTCGTCGCGAGCAGCCTCGGGGTCGAGGTGCCGCTCGCGGTCGTCATCCCCGGAATCGTGGTGCTCGCGGGCGTCGCACTCGCCTGGCGCCAGTTCGCCGATCTGCGAGCGGGCACCACCACCTCCGGGCCGACGCTCGTGGTGCGGTCGCTCGGCGCTCTCGTGCTCGTGGCCACGGGCATCCTGCTCTTCTTCATCACGGGCGAGACACCCAACGTGTGGACCGTGGTGGTCGCGGCCGTCTCGGTGCTGCTCGGTGTCGCGCTGGTGGCGCTGCCCTGGGTGGTGCGGCTCGCCCGCGACCTCGGGGCGGAGCGGGCCGCACTGGAGCGCGCGGCGGAGCGCGCCGAGATCGCGGCGCACCTGCATGACTCCGTGTTGCAGACGCTCGCGCTCATCCAGCAGAAGGCGGGAGCCCAGAGTGAGGCCGCCCGGCTCGCGCGGGCCCAGGAGCGGGAGCTGCGCGACTGGCTCTTCGACACCGCCCCGGCAGACGACCGCGATCTGGCGAGCGAGCTGCGCCGGCTGGCCGCCATGATCGAGGAGAACAACGCCGTGCGGTTCGAGATCGTGACCGTGGGGGCATCCGTTCCGGCGCCCGAGAGCCTGCTCGCTGCGGGGCGCGAGGCGATGCTCAACGCTGCGCGGCACGCGGGCGGCGACGTCTCGATCTTTCTCGAAGTGGGCCCGGAACGGATCGAGCTCATCGTGACCGACCGCGGGCCGGGCATGAGCCTCGACGCCATCCCGGCTGACCGGCTCGGCGTGCGCGAGTCGATCATCGGGCGACTCAAGCGTGCCGGTGGCACGGCGGTCATCGGCGCCGGACGGGGAGGCGCGGGAACCGAGGTGCGGCTGAGCCTCCCCGTCGCCGCGGCCAACACGCCGATGCAGGGCGCAGGTCTGGTCGGGTCGGAGGCCTCCGCGACGCCTTCGCCCGCGGCATCCGCTTCCGCCTCGCCCGGCGGCCCGGCGCCCGCCGAGCCATCCGACGTCGCGGCCTCCGGGGCTTCCGAGCCCCCCGCCACGCCCGCCGCCCCCACCCCCGCGCGCTCCGCGATCGCCGAACGAGAGACCGAAGAACCATGA